The Medicago truncatula cultivar Jemalong A17 chromosome 4, MtrunA17r5.0-ANR, whole genome shotgun sequence genome includes a region encoding these proteins:
- the LOC25492290 gene encoding subtilisin-like serine-protease S, which yields MEFVKILSFTFLLFIGCTLVNGSTPKHYIIYMGDHSHPDSESVIRANHEILASVTGSLDDAKTSALHHYSKSFRGFSAMITPEQANKLAEYDSVVSVFESKISKLHTTHSWDFLRLNPVYDENHVALDFTSNVIVGVIDSGVWPESESFNDYGLGPVPEKFKGECVTGDNFTLANCNKKIIGARFYPKGFEAEFGPLEDFNKIFFRSARDNDGHGTHIASTIAGRSVANVSLFGMAKGIARGGAPSARLAIYKTCWFGFCSDADILSAVDDAIHDGVDILSLSLGTEPPQPIYFEDAISVGAFHAFQNGILVSASAGNSVLPRTACNVAPWILTVAASTVDREFSSNIHLGNSKILKGYSLNPIKMEHFHGLIYGSAAAASGVPATNASFCKNNTLDPTLINGKIVICTIESFSDNRREKAITVRQGGGVGMILIDHNAKEIGFQFVIPSTLIGQDSVEKLQAYIKADRNPIAKIYPTTTVVGTKPAPEAAAFSSMGPNVVTPDIIKPDITGPGVNILAAWSPVATEATVEHRSVDYNIISGTSMSCPHISAVAAIIKSYHPTWTPAAIMSAIMTTAIVLDNTNHLIGRDPNGTQTTPFDYGSGHVNPLASLNPGLVYDFSSQDVLDFLCSNGASPSQLKNITGELTQCQKTPTPSYNFNYPSIGVSNLNGSLSIYRTVTFYGQEPAVYVASVENPFGVNVTVTPVALKFWKTGEKLTFRVDFNPFVNSNGNFVFGALTWKNGKQRVRSPIGVNVVSL from the exons ATGGAGTTTGTCAAAATTTTAAGTTTCACATTTCTCTTGTTTATTGGATGTACTTTGGTGAATGGATCCACCCCAAAG CATTATATAATTTACATGGGAGATCATTCGCACCCCGATTCCGAGTCTGTCATCAGAGCAAACCATGAGATACTAGCTTCAGTTACTGGAAG TCTCGATGATGCAAAGACTTCAGCACTACACCATTATAGTAAAAGCTTTCGAGGCTTTTCGGCTATGATTACGCCAGAGCAAGCTAATAAACTTGCAG AATATGATTCAGTTGTGTCTGTTTTTGAGAGCAAAATAAGTAAGCTCCACACTACACATTCTTGGGATTTTCTTAGATTAAACCCAGTCTACGATGAAAACCATGTAGCTCTAGACTTCACATCCAATGTCATTGTTGGCGTCATTGACTCTG GAGTGTGGCCGGAATCGGAAAGCTTCAATGATTATGGATTAGGTCCTGTGCCGGAGAAGTTCAAGGGAGAGTGTGTTACCGGTGATAATTTTACGCTAGCCAATTGCAACAA GAAAATCATCGGTGCACGGTTCTATCCAAAAGGTTTTGAAGCAGAATTTGGTCCTCTAGAAGATTTCAACAAGATTTTCTTCAGGTCAGCTAGAGATAATGATGGACATGGAACACACATAGCTTCAACAATTGCAGGACGCAGTGTTGCTAATGTTAGCTTATTTGGCATGGCCAAAGGAATAGCTAGAGGTGGTGCTCCAAGTGCAAGACTTGCTATCTACAAGACCTGTTGGTTTGGATTTTGCAGTGATGCTGATATTCTTTCAGCTGTAGATGATGCCATTCATGATGGTGTCGACATACTTTCTCTTTCCCTTGGCACTGAACCTCCTCAGCCAATTTACTTTGAGGATGCAATCAGTGTTGGAGCATTCCATGCATTCCAAAATGGAATTCTTGTTTCTGCTTCAGCTGGAAACTCAGTGTTGCCTCGCACTGCTTGTAATGTTGCTCCTTGGATCCTCACTGTCGCTGCTAGCACTGTAGACAGAGAATTCAGTTCAAATATCCATCTTGGTAACTCGAAAATTTTGAAG GGTTATTCTTTGAATCCAATAAAAATGGAGCATTTTCATGGTCTGATATATGGAAGTGCAGCTGCGGCGTCTGGAGTTCCAGCAACAAATGCTAG CTTCTGCAAGAACAATACTCTAGATCCTACCTTAATCAATGGAAAAATTGTTATATGCACAATCGAAAGCTTCAGTGACAACAGAAGAGAGAAGGCCATAACAGTAAGGCAAGGTGGTGGTGTTGGAATGATACTTATTGACCATAATGCCAAAGAAATTGGTTTTCAATTCGTTATTCCAAGCACTCTTATCGGTCAGGATTCAGTGGAAAAGCTTCAAGCATACATAAAAGCGGATAG gAATCCTATTGCTAAAATATATCCAACAACAACTGTTGTTGGTACCAAACCTGCACCGGAAGCAGCAGCTTTCTCTTCCATGGGGCCAAATGTAGTAACACCAGATATTATTAAG CCTGACATAACAGGACCTGGAGTAAATATTTTGGCAGCATGGTCTCCTGTGGCTACTGAAGCCACAGTTGAACACCGATCTGTCGACTATAATATCATTTCAGGAACATCAATGTCTTGTCCACACATATCTGCAGTGGCAGCAATTATCAAATCTTACCACCCAACCTGGACTCCTGCAGCCATTATGTCTGCAATAATGACAACAG CAATAGTACTGGACAACACAAACCACCTCATTGGCAGAGATCCAAATGGAACTCAAACCACACCATTTGACTACGGATCCGGACACGTTAATCCACTTGCATCGCTCAATCCTGGATTAGTATATGATTTCAGCTCCCAAGATGTTCTTGATTTTCTCTGCAGCAATGGAGCAAGCCCATCACAGCTTAAAAACATCACTGGAGAACTCACTCAATGCCAGAAAACTCCTACACCTTCCTACAACTTCAACTACCCTTCCATTGGTGTATCCAACTTGAATGGAAGTTTATCGATTTATCGAACTGTAACATTCTATGGTCAGGAACCAGCAGTAtatgttgcaagtgttgaaaatCCATTCGGTGTGAATGTTACAGTTACACCAGTGGCATTGAAGTTCTGGAAAACGGGGGAGAAGCTAACTTTTAGGGTTGATTTCAACCCTTTTGTGAATAGCAATGGGAACTTTGTGTTTGGTGCCTTGACATGGAAGAATGGTAAACAAAGGGTTAGGAGTCCTATTGGTGTTAATGTAGTATCTCTATAA